Genomic window (Bombus vancouverensis nearcticus chromosome 2, iyBomVanc1_principal, whole genome shotgun sequence):
TTGTTCTAAAATAACAATGCACGATATTTTCTAGATTATAActtcgattaattttttaatagaaactaGGAAACCTCGAAGGAACGATATTCCAGTTGCTACATTTGTACTAAATCAAAAATTCTAGAATTCTTATCTGGAAGCCAGTAAGTTGACAAGAAACTAATTTCACCCAGTATGCTTTATGGTTGTCACGCAATTACATGCTCGACGTCGTACAGTTTCTCTGTACCTGCACCCTCGTGATCACCGGCTTTCCTGGAACGAGAGGCTGCCTCGTCGTTGTGGCTACTTTTCTTGTCAGCACGCGCTTTGCCGTAGGCAACGTGCTTCTCGAATGCGTACTTGTCGCCATCCTGCTTGTGGAAGGTGTCGAGGCTCTTATAGCCGTGATTGCCCTTGCTGTAGGTTGCCGTCAAGTAACCCTTCTCGCCCTCAGCGTCGCTGCCGTACGTTTTGTAGTATCCTCCCTCGTCTGATTTGCCTAAAACCACGGTATCGTTCGTTCTGGTTATCATCTACGATATCCGTGACCGCTCGAGTGGTTGTTCAGGGACCgttttcgaatctttttatccCATTTGTTTCTCGATTCGAGAAATGCTAATTTAAAAATGCCAGTACGATGGGAATAAGAACACACGTGTTCGTTGttcataataaattttgaatgcaGGAAAATAGGGACTAAAGAGCAAATAAAAATACATGGTACAGTATACTACTACTACGTACTATAGCCCACGCATATTTAtggaatttcatatttttattaatataattacggaaataaaatttcacgttgtatattttttatatttttgcatattctgCACTTTTCACAGTtttttataaatgcataaaaatctataGCTCGGGAATTAATATTGCaaacgaaaatattttgtaaattgcTTGTTCCCTGACAGATTCGTATAAACGCGTGTCACGGTAAATGATTAAACTTTAAAAATACTGAAATTCGATGGGAAGTAACATACCAGACGCATTCTTCGCGCCCTTCTTGCCAGTTTTCTCTTTCTCCGGCGAGTTTCCCTCTCCGAGTAAATCCTCGACTTCCGTGGCGAAGGCCGACCATGCCGGTTCACGGACGTCTCGACGCAACAACTCGTCCACACTTGCGTCGTCGTCGCGACCTCCAGCTTCGAGCGAATCGCGACAGACGAGAAGGAGCAACACAACGACCGGTCCACGCCACATGCTTCCGATGCTTTCGATTCACCGATATCGATGTCGATCGTTTGTTGGTAAACATCGGCAGAGGCTGCTTTATCCAGCTCCTCCCACTCGGCTCTGTCGCGAATTTTCTTCCAAGCAGAAGGGATATCGGAAGGCAGAAGGCAGATGCCGGAGATCGAAGGGATTTCGCAACGATTTCGAAGATTTCACCAGTCGATGGATCTTGGTGGTACCGCCGCTTCGAAAATCGACGCGTTTCGATTGGCAAAATATAACGATAGATAGCAAGTGAGGGGTTTTAAAGTTAATGGAATTAATCTGAAGCCTTTTCGATTGAAAGTCAAAGTGGATGACGAAATGGGCAGTTTTAGTGATTGAGACGAGTATTTTCATTTAATGTACACGTTGAGTAAATTGATTTAAAGGTACTTGATTAGTTTAGTTATATTGGTTTAAAGTGGTTCTGTGAGCTACACGAACATTGATACGTCCCGAAATATCCACGTGTTTTGCCGTATGGTTTAATTCGGAAAATATTTTGGATCATTGTTCTTCGTCCCTAAAACTCTAAAATACCTGTCTGGACTAATCAGAAGATCTTGTTGACGTTTAAGAATTCGGGCTATAACGTGTTGCGAACTAAACCGTCCATTTatcttttaaaaaatgtattgtaTATCCGCTTGCGTGGAGAGTTGCCTTTTATCATAAAAAAATTGAATCATTTTCATGGATAAATGGGAGAAAAGTTTGTAGATTAAGAGATCTTAGTATGCcgaagatacataaaaatttccaaattctaTTTGGGAACCACTTGCTCCGACAAATCGAATCGCTATTCTACCAACGACGAATTTACATCTTCGTCGACGCATTTATCTTTGATCGATGAATTCACGAGTCGAAGGATAACGATCGATAACTCGGACAAATCGCGCCACGTGCCGCACGACCGATTTCACGCTTTCCATGATCACTGGAACGAAACGTTGGCGTCGAGATCGTATCGATCGCGGCACAATCGAGTGACATAACGGTACTTGGGAACGTTGGCCCCGCGAAAGCGTTTTGGTTTTTGCCCCTCGGCTAAAGGCGGCGTTCTTACGCGAAATCGTTTCTCGATCAGCCGCGTTATCTCATGCCTGTTACCGAGACGTTTCAGTTAGTCGATTGTTACGCGAAGTACATAGAAGGCGCGCGATTGATCGTTTCTTCAACGTTTTTGCCGTCCAGCTTGCCGGATCGCTGAAAATTATGTAAGCGAAACGAATACTAGAAACTTATATAGAAATTGCATTACGAATACTAGTGTAATATTAGCTGTAAGGCACTCTTAAGTGAAAACAGAAGAAGTCGATCGGAGAAGACGTGAATTAATAACAaatagaataatagaataacAAAAGATACTTAGTTACTCGGTGATAAATCAAATAACTGTAATATGgaacaaaaatgaaatttatataacatttttacaaattatctttATTCCTAAAACCATCCCCTAGACAAGGATGCATGAAATATAGCTATTATACATTTTCCGTAAAATTTCATTGCCTGATCTCACACCGTATAATCAACAACGCTAAATGATTTGATTACTTAATTACATACGTGCACGATATAATTAttacgtataataatttgtaaaataccGTAACGCGTAAATGTTAAATGTTTCCACTTCGAACGCGTAGGAGCCCCATATCGGCGCCTTTCGACGATATTTGACGAAGTAAAAAGTGTCTTTTCGCAGtgaataaaatatctttcgCGTTGTAAGGAATCCCAGGTTTTCACGATGGAATCTCAGCCATTCGATTGGACTTGAAACGTGATTCTTCTTCTCTATTTAAAAAGAGCGAACACGTCGGAGGAGGCGTCGATATAGTCGAGCTTAAAACCGCAAGCGAACGCTAA
Coding sequences:
- the LOC117157911 gene encoding uncharacterized protein LOC117157911; this encodes MSIGSMWRGPVVVLLLLVCRDSLEAGGRDDDASVDELLRRDVREPAWSAFATEVEDLLGEGNSPEKEKTGKKGAKNASGKSDEGGYYKTYGSDAEGEKGYLTATYSKGNHGYKSLDTFHKQDGDKYAFEKHVAYGKARADKKSSHNDEAASRSRKAGDHEGADTIVDTHYATNEGDHHDGGEEHDAETNDHGSYTHEDGAHYMAHGPESSSYGHSESYTDGEGEHSSYGSYSSYSRGSGHEHGGDGDHYY